In Chitinophaga oryzae, the sequence TGACACTGGCTGCGATTTATAGGTGATGCTTGCCATTTTATTTTACCAGCATCCCCGTCCTGTAATAGTTTCAGGCGGGCAGCATCAGGTACCAGTATTCATGTCATTTTTCGTTTTCCTTTTTCAGCACTATTTTCTGCGGAGGGGAACTGAGTTGTTTGAGGCCCAGTTGTTCCACGGATTTGCTGACTTCGCTCATTTTACTGCGAAACATGAGCTCACTCTTCACATTGAGATATTCCCACTTAAGCTCTTTTATTTCTTTGCCAAGCTGATTAATGCGGCGTATTTTTTTTTCGGCGAGGTGGCTGTTAGCGATATAGACCAGTGCCAGTACGGCGAGGAAACCGATATAGGGCAGGTTTTGTACCAACGCTCTGTAGTTGATACGCAGCCGCCATTCCCTTTTCGGTTCTTTTGCCGGAGTACTTTCTGTACCGGCAGGTTCTTCTTCCTGGTTTGTTTCTATAACTTCTTCCTGCAACACGCGCTATGCCTTTTTAATAATTGACAATATAAAACTGAAAGCAAATCACAACAGATGTGTATAGGATAGGATAGGAGCTGGATGATACGGTGTACGGCAGTATCATGCTTTTTTTTCGGCCACCCGCAGTTTTGCGCTTCTCGATCTGCTGTTGAGCTTTAATTCTGCATCGCTGGCGGTCACCGGTTTTTTTGTGATTAATCTGAACAATTTAGGGGGTGTTTCCTTTCCAAACGGATCTTCCGGTGCTTCCTCGAAACTGCCTGTCTTCATAAAATTCTTTACCAGTCTGTCTTCCAGCGAGTGGAAGGTGATGATGGCTAGCCTGCCTCCCGGTTTCAGCGCATTGGCGGATTGGGTAAGCAAATCTTTTAGGGCGCCCAGTTCATCGTTGACGGCTATCCGGAGTGCCTGAAACACCTGTGCGAGGTATTTCTGCGGGTTGCCTTTGACGATGGGCTGGATCACGGATTTAAATTCCGCGATGGTGCGCATGGGGTGTGTTTTTCTTTGCCGTACAATGGTTTGTGCCAGGGTTTTGGCGTTGGTCACTTCTCCGTATTCCTGGAAGAGGAGTTGTAACCGGGATTCGCCCCAGGTGGCCAGAATCTGGGCCGCAGTGAGGGTTGTCCGGGTGTCCATCCGCATGTCCATGTCGCCGTTAAACCGGATGCTGAATCCTCTGTCGGCGGTATCGAACTGGTGTGAAGACACGCCCAGGTCTGCCAGTATGCCGTCTGCCTGTTCCGCTTTGTGTAATTTCAGAAAGCGTTGCAGGTGCCGGAAATTTT encodes:
- a CDS encoding FtsL-like putative cell division protein codes for the protein MLQEEVIETNQEEEPAGTESTPAKEPKREWRLRINYRALVQNLPYIGFLAVLALVYIANSHLAEKKIRRINQLGKEIKELKWEYLNVKSELMFRSKMSEVSKSVEQLGLKQLSSPPQKIVLKKENEK
- the rsmH gene encoding 16S rRNA (cytosine(1402)-N(4))-methyltransferase RsmH, with protein sequence MGEQQYHLPVLLQETTELLHINPEGTYVDATFGGGGHSRAILEKLGEKGRLIVFDQDEDAYRNRIIDDRVTFVQQNFRHLQRFLKLHKAEQADGILADLGVSSHQFDTADRGFSIRFNGDMDMRMDTRTTLTAAQILATWGESRLQLLFQEYGEVTNAKTLAQTIVRQRKTHPMRTIAEFKSVIQPIVKGNPQKYLAQVFQALRIAVNDELGALKDLLTQSANALKPGGRLAIITFHSLEDRLVKNFMKTGSFEEAPEDPFGKETPPKLFRLITKKPVTASDAELKLNSRSRSAKLRVAEKKA